Genomic window (Pyrus communis chromosome 13, drPyrComm1.1, whole genome shotgun sequence):
GCTAGTGTTATGTTAATTTGTTTGTATCGTACTCTGCATGAGCTTCAATTATACTCTTTGGAAAAGTTGTGCTGAATAAGCATATGCTTCCCTTGCTTCTTGTTTTGTTCAAGGTAACTGGAGAACCTTTGATTCAACGTAAGGATGATACTGCAGCAGTTCTCAAGTCAAGGCTGGAAGCATTTCACAAGCAAACTGAACCGGTATGGCTTCTTCCTTACATTTGGGGAGGCAATAATTATGTGTGTTTTCTTTTTGAGGTGTCTTTTTTATACTTGTATGTTCTCTCGTAGAACCATAGCAAGTTGTCTGTGATAATCTAAAGGCCTGAGGCAGTATGTGCTTGAAATGTCTCATGGTTGTGCAGAGATATTTTAGCCATTGTTTTTGAACTGATACTTCTGCAAATTGTTATATTATTTGTTCCGGTGCAAAATCCTCCCCATcgctgtttttttatttttagtgttGGATATTTTATTCAACTTGCTTGTTTATTACACCATTTCATGTTTCGTATGTTTTCGTTTTGCTTCTCATTATTTTCTGTAACGGGGTTCGTTATTTTGATGTGCAGGTTATTGGCTATTATTCCCAGAAAGGCATTGTTGCCAATCTTCTAGCGGAGAAACCTCCTCAAGAGGTCACTTCCGAGGTTCATAAAGTGCTCTCGTCGTAGAACATGGTCCCTTTGCCTTTAGCTTGGATAATTTATCCAAAAAGTCCTAgttctttttttgttcatttgttttctGACATACAATTGAATCCACCGATTCTGCTCATgtttttgttgaattcaaattgaTAGTACCGGCTGCTGTCAACTCTTGAGAGCTTAATGAGAGGAGTAACTTGTGAAATAAGAATTATGAATTTTAGTGGCAGTTTAGTTTTGTTCATTACTTTGCTGCAGTCCTACCTCAATTTTCTCATGCGATGTTTTTCTCTATGTGCTGTTGCTTGTACTGCAAAGATTGCCGCTGAAATAGAGAAATGCTTTTCTCAACCGGACAGAGAAATGCGAAGGAGACGTTCTCAAAGTTGAACTCTCCATGAATTTTTTGACACCTCCCAGTTTAACGCTAATTCCTGTGCAAGCACTCTAAAACATTGTGCAAAAACATGAGGTGGTAGATGGTTTATGGAGAGTCCCATTTTTGAGTCTCCTCGCAATTTTTCAACCGGACAAAATGGAATTTCTTAAAGTCGGAGTGATGAATTAAGTgttgggttgaagttgaactCAAGTGTTGTGTAGACCGATAAGTCCTAGCTAGCACAGCGGGAGGAGAGGGTTTCTCACATCGGGCATGGGTACACGACAGTGGCGGTAGTATCATTGCAACGTGAGAAAGTTAAATCACATAGCATAGCATAGCATAGCATCATGTTATTGGTTAAACTTGCAATACGGCCGGTATTGCGTCCCTGGTGATGGTAAAATGCGTGACTTTGGCCTAATGCCAATAAGTCCAGCACTGCATGATACATTGCTACACCATCTTTACACACCGATGGTGCTTGGTACTATTGATTAAACTACTACGATTCCATCCGTGTCTAGCGCAAAGACGCCACGAGCAACTAGCAAACTCCTCATATGAACTTCCAAGTACGACGAAGAATGGAGGACCATAGACCTACGCGTCCACTTTAATCTTTGCATCCAGATGAGTGAACTCCTGGAAGAAGGCTTTGAAATGCTCGTATGAATGCGTCACATCATCAACAGCACACATTTCTCGTATGCTATGCATCGACAGCTGCGGTGCACCTACATCAACGGTTCGTATTCCCACTCCACTTGCAAGAATGGGACCGATGGTCGAACCGCATGCCATGTCATTACGAACCACAAAGTCCTGCATTTGAAGCAAACTCTATGATATTAATCAAATTATTTTATCACATCAGCTCTCCCGCCGTAGATTGACATTAACAGAAAGTGTGCTCGGTTTCAGTTATTTAACTTTCACAGCTAGAATACAAATCGTAGGGAGAGGCTGACCTGGACAGGAAGGCTGTGATTCCTTGCTATCTCCCTGAATATTAATGCAGTGATGGCATTGGTTGCGTAGCGTTGATTTGCATTGTGTTTGATCACAAGGCCCCCATGCAACTTGGGTTGGTGATTCTCTTCGTGTTTGTCCTGAATTAGATCCCTCGGTTAATATTGAGCAAAGTAACAGCattgaaaaaattatttgtaCATATTGAACAAACATACCATATAATTAGGATGTAAGGCATGTGCCATGTCAGCAGATACAAGAAAGCTCCTCTGAATAGCTTTCTCGAGCAGCTTGGGAaaagaggtaaaaaaaaaaaaatcagtgcaGTGTATAAAAAACAAGCTTTCCCGATGAAAACATAGTTCCTAGGGTAAGTCTTCAATAGTCCGGCTTTATATCCATTATATTGGCAAGTAAGTTAGTATTTCTTCAATACATTCCAGACCGTCTATTTTCCGCACTACCACGTAGTCCAAACTATTAAAGAAAAACTGTAGTTACCAACCCAATAGGGACAAAACCATACAATTTGACATCAAAGAGTCACTACCTTAGAATCTGTGGTGAAGGAACTTGTAATTCGTGAAAGAGTATTCAACATGGCTGGAGACCCAGCGCCCTGGGCTGAATCAGATCCGACCTCCTCATGATCAAACAAAGCCACCATTCTAACACCAGACTCATCTTCAAGGTTGCTATCAGAAGATGTTGCGTCTATCAATGCCTGGAAGTAAACAATAGAGTAAGAAATAAGAATCATCTGCTCGATATTGCAACAACATACTTTAACGTAATACCAAACGAAAAGGAAATACACGAAAGGATACGGGTGGTAACTGCAGAGAACACAACTAACCTACAACTGGAATCTTGACAGAAAGTGATAGCCTCAACAAACTTTACAAAAGTTTCTTACCTTTAGAGAGCAAAATGACATGCAAAGATTATCAAGCCTTCCTGAGAAAAGAAATTCTTTTGCGGCACCAGCTACTATGCTTGGTTGAGTATCACATACTTGCAATTCAAAATCAGATATATGTTCCAGTTCACATCCAAGCTGATCTGCAAGTAgctggaagaaagaaagagaaaatcaATATAATCACTACAAAAGCATAACTAAAGTTGAACCCATCTAAACGAGTAATAGTTGTCTTATCATCCGCTAATTCATTCATGTAATATGAAATCAACCAAACGATCAACTGATTCTCCAAGGTCAAACAGAAAGCTTAGGTTCAAGAATTATTGACCTGTAGTAGAAGTGAGTGATGCTTCGAGGCATTTGAGGTTGTTTTCTCATTGGATTTCTTTCCATCAGTCTGAGCATCGCTGTTAGCCTCACCATCTTCAGCAACCACTTTTTCGAGCTCGGCCtacaaaaacagttttttttcggTAAAAGAAAGCACAAGTGAATAGGAAGGAATGAAAATTGACTATTCTATGAtaaattatgcaagaaaattcAGTAGTTACTCCACTTTCAGATACTAAATACCATCCTTGTTAGATCTAATGAGCATGGGTATAACAGCATATATGATGTGATTCCAAGATTACCTTGACTGCCGTTGCCAAGATGGGAAGAAGATGCGTCTGTGTATTCACCTTGAATGCATCTTTAACATCCCTGCCAAAGGACGATGAAAATATACTTGAAAGTGAGAAAGCAGATATAATTTAGCTAAATAAAAAGAATCACTAATGCATATTAATTTCAGTATCAGTCATACATCATAGAGTGATTACCTGTCTAAGTGAATTGCCAGAGTAGGGATCCGCATTATGGGCTCCTCAATTCTAACAAGTTTATGCGAATATGAAACAGAGCCATCCTTTTCCTCTGCCACTATCACCCTTCCTGCAATCGTCAAGTCACGGTCGAACCATGTATGCCACAAGCCACCACCATAAGTTTGGACACCCACTTCCAAGAACCCGCCTTTAGCAACCTGCACAAGCCGTCCATATTCCAAAACCGTTCAAATTTTTCGACACCGTATCCATTTGTTAATTGTTATC
Coding sequences:
- the LOC137713631 gene encoding probable aspartyl aminopeptidase, with amino-acid sequence MAKQEPNSVVSDLISFLNAAPTAFHAVDEAKKQLRSAGYEQVLEREDWKLEAGKKYFFTRNYSTIVAFAIGKKYVAGNGFHIVGAHTDSPCLKLKPVSKVAKGGFLEVGVQTYGGGLWHTWFDRDLTIAGRVIVAEEKDGSVSYSHKLVRIEEPIMRIPTLAIHLDRDVKDAFKVNTQTHLLPILATAVKAELEKVVAEDGEANSDAQTDGKKSNEKTTSNASKHHSLLLQLLADQLGCELEHISDFELQVCDTQPSIVAGAAKEFLFSGRLDNLCMSFCSLKALIDATSSDSNLEDESGVRMVALFDHEEVGSDSAQGAGSPAMLNTLSRITSSFTTDSKLLEKAIQRSFLVSADMAHALHPNYMDKHEENHQPKLHGGLVIKHNANQRYATNAITALIFREIARNHSLPVQDFVVRNDMACGSTIGPILASGVGIRTVDVGAPQLSMHSIREMCAVDDVTHSYEHFKAFFQEFTHLDAKIKVDA